A region from the Ralstonia pickettii genome encodes:
- a CDS encoding ABC transporter substrate-binding protein: MLSNIEGPKRRTAARGLSCSASPTGSYRTESERDVRRSHFARLLSGLIGLLVLSGCQQQDAPLTSAPPPHRTSITALIWAPDWPEQMLQIAAEFSKLNPNVQVDVQFMIGNSVEENIKPRVAAGTMPDLLSVNPNAYSAELAEQGILANVSQTSAWTNMLAPLKRDWTSRRGTGFGISGGVATTMIYYNREMFEKAGIDKLPANFDEFLRVCAQLKRAGFTPMMLNGAFPNMLGNGPFASGFANNVIAHEPNWKSKMAEGTLDLDTPEVADIFAKMALLPERGYVQASFMATGYDDGMRLFKEGKVAMAFQGSWAAGQLLHGNRFAVGAFIPPWNKRGEQVVPVLGSETGFAVCETPNKAAAMRFLEFIAGKGFPILQRKRHNISPFQQDAEPAVTDPEIVDYTNTVSRYLVTASPYYSTLPSNTLESLHGLMQDVLLKKISPRQAAKRLDESVKNEAKMHYK; this comes from the coding sequence ATGCTCAGCAATATCGAGGGCCCCAAACGACGGACGGCCGCGAGAGGTCTCTCCTGCTCGGCGAGCCCAACCGGCTCATACCGAACCGAAAGCGAGCGTGATGTGCGACGAAGCCATTTTGCCCGGCTGCTATCCGGTCTGATCGGTTTGCTGGTTCTGTCCGGTTGCCAGCAGCAAGACGCCCCCCTCACCAGTGCGCCCCCGCCGCACCGGACCAGCATTACGGCATTGATCTGGGCTCCGGACTGGCCCGAGCAGATGCTTCAGATTGCTGCCGAGTTCAGCAAGCTCAATCCCAATGTGCAGGTGGACGTTCAGTTCATGATCGGCAATTCGGTCGAAGAGAACATCAAACCCCGCGTCGCTGCCGGCACGATGCCCGATCTTTTGAGCGTCAACCCAAATGCCTATTCGGCCGAACTGGCAGAACAGGGCATCCTGGCCAATGTCAGCCAGACATCGGCGTGGACCAACATGCTCGCCCCGCTCAAGCGGGACTGGACCAGCCGCCGCGGCACAGGATTCGGCATCTCGGGCGGTGTCGCCACGACGATGATCTACTACAACCGCGAGATGTTCGAAAAAGCGGGCATCGACAAGCTGCCAGCAAATTTCGACGAGTTCCTGCGCGTTTGCGCGCAACTCAAACGCGCAGGATTCACGCCCATGATGTTGAACGGCGCATTCCCGAACATGCTCGGAAACGGGCCGTTTGCCTCGGGCTTCGCCAACAACGTGATCGCGCACGAGCCGAACTGGAAAAGCAAGATGGCCGAGGGCACGCTGGATCTCGACACCCCGGAGGTCGCCGATATCTTCGCCAAAATGGCACTGCTACCGGAACGGGGCTACGTCCAGGCGTCGTTCATGGCAACCGGCTACGACGACGGTATGCGTCTTTTCAAGGAAGGCAAGGTGGCGATGGCCTTCCAGGGCAGTTGGGCGGCGGGCCAGTTGCTGCACGGCAATCGCTTTGCGGTCGGCGCGTTCATCCCGCCATGGAATAAGCGCGGCGAGCAGGTGGTGCCCGTGCTCGGCAGCGAGACAGGCTTTGCCGTATGCGAGACCCCCAACAAGGCGGCTGCAATGCGCTTTCTGGAATTCATCGCCGGCAAAGGCTTCCCGATCCTGCAGAGAAAGCGCCACAACATCTCCCCGTTCCAGCAAGACGCGGAACCGGCCGTCACTGACCCGGAAATCGTCGACTACACGAATACCGTCAGCCGCTATCTGGTGACAGCCAGCCCGTACTATTCGACGCTACCTTCAAACACGCTCGAGTCACTGCATGGGTTGATGCAGGACGTGTTGCTCAAGAAGATCTCGCCCCGCCAAGCGGCCAAGCGACTCGACGAGTCGGTCAAGAATGAAGCGAAGATGCACTACAAATGA